From the Montipora capricornis isolate CH-2021 chromosome 2, ASM3666992v2, whole genome shotgun sequence genome, one window contains:
- the LOC138037486 gene encoding uncharacterized protein encodes MLKDAKIPPEQEINYLRQYTKGDAQKLVDSYRKRRYRQPASLLQELWAELEKRFGNPAVITDTLLKKLSGAAKFNEKERGRLQAFADLCADVDSQLEFLPGLACLNYPNAIKPIVEKLPNFLRSKWEKQVAEHADRNQDAYPSFNTFAVMMQKQASLKNHPNIVVNGVPSPKESKPKLTPTPDARVLVSNTTPIHRNTNSRPNTEKHCLYHDMKGHDLANCKAFDRKNLATKTEWIMRAGLCFKCLSSEHQSKDCNASVSCEKCRSSLHHTVLHLEKRRSVPEDNGEELRATCTAICHTRSGGLSCT; translated from the exons ATGTTAAAGGATGCCAAAATACCCCCTGAACAGGAGATTAACTATCTCCGCCAGTACACAAAAGGAGACGCACAGAAGTTGGTGGACAGCTACCGTAAGAGGCGATACAGGCAACCCGCCTCTCTCCTACAGGAACTTTGGGCCGAACttgaaaaacggtttggaaaccCAGCAGTAATCACCGACACCTTACTGAAGAAACTGAGCGGGGCAGCAAAGTTTAACGAGAAGGAGAGGGGAAGACTGCAGGCTTTCGCTGACTTATGTGCTGATGTGGACAGCCAGCTAGAGTTTCTTCCGGGTCTGGCCTGCCTGAACTACCCTAACGCTATTAAGCCCATCGTGGAGAAGCTGCCTAACTTTCTACGGTCCAAATGGGAGAAACAAGTTGCCGAACACGCCGACCGCAATCAAGACGCGTATCCTAGTTTCAACACCTTTGCTGTCATGATGCAGAAACAAGCATCACTAAAGAACCACCCAAACATTGTCGTCAACGGAGTACCATCGCCCAAGGAATCTAAACCCAAACTAACCCCGACACCCGACGCGAGGGTCCTTGTTTCAAATACTACACCCATTCACAGGAACACTAACAGCAGGCCCAATACGGAGAAACATTGTCTGTACCATGACATGAAGGGCCATGACTTGGCGAACTGCAAGGCTTTCGATCGGAAAAACTTGGCAACGAAAACAGAGTGGATCATGAGGGCCGGACTTTGTTTCAAGTGCTTATCGTCAGAACACCAATCAAAGGATTGTAATGCCTCCGTCAGTTGTGAGAAATGCAGAAGTAGCCTTCACCACACGGTCTTACACCTGGAGAAACGAAGATCGGTTCCCGAAGACAATGGCGAGGAGCTAAGAGCAACCTGCACTGCAATCTGTCATACAAGGAGTGGTGGACTATCCTGCA CTTAG